A window of the Pseudoalteromonas sp. A25 genome harbors these coding sequences:
- the tkt gene encoding transketolase, translating to MPSRKELANAIRVLSMDAVQKAKSGHPGAPMGMADIAEVLWRDYLKHNPSNPQWADRDRFVLSNGHGSMLIYSLLHLSGYDLSIDDLKNFRQMHSKTPGHPEYGYAPGIETTTGPLGQGITNAVGMAIAEKSLAAQFNRGEHNIVDHYTYTFLGDGCLMEGISHEACSLAGTLGLGKLIAFWDDNGISIDGEVEGWFSDDTPKRFESYGWHVIADVDGHDSEAIKAAIEAARAESDKPTLICCKTVIGYGSPNKSGSHDCHGAPLGDDEIKAAREFLGWQHDAFEVPEDIYAKWDATARGQQQQSEWTIKFTEYQIEYPELAAEFERRMNGDLPANWQAHTEAYIAQLQANPANPATRKASQNALNAYGPILPEFMGGSADLAGSNLTLWDGSKGLTAEDASGNYIFYGVREFGMSAIMNGIALHKGFVPYGATFLMFMEYARNAVRMAALMKQPSIFVYTHDSIGLGEDGPTHQPVEQIASMRLTPNLVNWRPCDQVESAVAWQQAIERKDGPTSLIFTRQGLEQQARDDQQVQAIKKGGYVLSCDGNPDLILIATGSEVQLAVDAATQLRESGKKVRVVSMPSTDVFDAQSADYKESVLPSSVTRRVAVEAGIEDYWYKYVGLNGAVVGMSTFGESAPANELFAHFGFTVENVVAKANNLF from the coding sequence ATGCCATCTCGCAAAGAACTTGCTAATGCAATCCGTGTTCTGTCAATGGATGCGGTTCAAAAGGCCAAATCTGGTCACCCTGGAGCCCCTATGGGCATGGCGGACATCGCTGAAGTGCTTTGGCGCGATTATCTAAAGCATAACCCAAGTAACCCACAATGGGCTGACAGAGATCGCTTTGTACTGTCAAATGGCCATGGCTCAATGCTCATTTATTCTTTGCTACATCTAAGTGGTTATGATTTATCCATTGATGATTTGAAAAACTTTCGTCAAATGCATTCCAAAACGCCTGGCCACCCAGAATATGGCTATGCTCCTGGCATCGAAACGACCACAGGCCCTCTAGGCCAAGGTATCACTAACGCCGTAGGTATGGCGATTGCCGAGAAATCTCTTGCCGCACAGTTCAACCGGGGTGAGCACAATATTGTTGATCACTACACTTATACATTTTTAGGTGACGGCTGTTTAATGGAAGGGATCTCTCATGAAGCTTGTTCTTTAGCGGGGACGCTTGGTCTAGGCAAGCTTATTGCGTTTTGGGACGACAATGGAATTTCTATTGATGGTGAAGTGGAAGGCTGGTTTAGCGATGATACACCAAAACGCTTTGAGTCATACGGCTGGCATGTAATTGCAGATGTTGACGGCCATGATAGTGAAGCGATTAAAGCGGCGATTGAAGCGGCAAGAGCAGAATCAGACAAACCAACTTTAATTTGTTGTAAAACGGTTATTGGCTATGGTTCTCCAAATAAATCTGGTAGCCATGATTGTCATGGTGCACCGTTAGGTGATGATGAAATTAAAGCTGCACGTGAGTTTTTAGGTTGGCAGCATGACGCGTTTGAAGTGCCAGAAGACATTTATGCTAAGTGGGATGCAACTGCGCGAGGCCAGCAGCAGCAAAGTGAGTGGACGATTAAGTTTACTGAGTATCAAATAGAATACCCAGAGCTTGCAGCTGAGTTTGAGCGTCGCATGAACGGTGATTTACCGGCAAATTGGCAAGCGCATACTGAAGCTTACATCGCACAATTACAAGCGAACCCAGCGAATCCAGCGACACGTAAAGCGTCTCAAAATGCGCTGAATGCTTATGGACCTATCTTGCCAGAATTTATGGGCGGCTCTGCGGACTTAGCAGGCTCAAACTTAACATTGTGGGATGGGTCTAAAGGCCTAACGGCAGAAGACGCATCAGGTAATTATATCTTCTACGGTGTACGTGAGTTTGGTATGTCGGCCATTATGAATGGTATTGCCCTTCATAAAGGGTTTGTGCCTTACGGCGCGACGTTCTTGATGTTTATGGAATATGCGCGTAATGCTGTGCGTATGGCTGCACTAATGAAGCAACCTAGTATTTTTGTCTACACGCATGACTCAATTGGTCTTGGTGAAGATGGTCCAACGCACCAGCCGGTTGAACAAATTGCAAGCATGCGTTTAACACCAAACTTAGTGAACTGGCGTCCATGTGACCAAGTAGAGTCTGCGGTTGCTTGGCAACAAGCGATTGAGCGTAAAGATGGGCCAACATCTTTGATCTTCACTCGTCAAGGGTTAGAGCAACAAGCTCGTGATGATCAGCAAGTGCAGGCAATCAAAAAAGGTGGCTATGTACTAAGCTGTGATGGCAACCCAGATCTGATCCTTATTGCAACCGGCTCTGAAGTGCAATTGGCTGTTGATGCTGCAACTCAATTACGAGAGTCAGGCAAAAAGGTACGTGTTGTATCCATGCCGTCGACGGATGTATTCGACGCACAGTCAGCTGATTATAAAGAAAGTGTGTTACCAAGCTCGGTAACGCGCCGAGTTGCTGTTGAAGCAGGTATTGAAGACTACTGGTACAAATATGTAGGCCTAAATGGTGCGGTAGTAGGTATGAGTACTTTTGGCGAATCGGCACCTGCTAACGAGCTATTTGCGCACTTTGGTTTTACGGTTGAAAACGTAGTTGCTAAAGCAAACAACTTGTTTTAA
- the pdxA gene encoding 4-hydroxythreonine-4-phosphate dehydrogenase PdxA, whose product MSLRIAITPGEPAGIGPDLVLKLAQKSWPVQLVAVVDKALMEQRAKELGLNITLLAFDANKAPQPAPAGCLYYMQVDKGADVTPGVLDEKNGLYVLETLRLASEKNMDGTFDAVVTGPVHKGIINRAGISFSGHTEYFAQQSGTSDVVMMLATEGLRVALVTTHIPLEYVSRAVTKERLSKVASILHDDLKNKFGIDKPRVLVCGLNPHAGEDGHLGREEIDTITPTLNALNQQGMNFVGPLPADTLFQAKYLDNADAVLAMYHDQGLPVLKYKGFGNSVNITLGLPFIRTSVDHGTALDLAATNDIEVGSFDLAIREAIKLATEKAQSS is encoded by the coding sequence ATGAGTTTAAGAATTGCAATAACCCCGGGTGAACCGGCAGGCATAGGCCCAGATCTCGTCTTAAAGTTGGCGCAAAAAAGTTGGCCCGTGCAGCTCGTCGCGGTTGTTGATAAAGCCTTAATGGAACAACGGGCCAAAGAGCTTGGACTCAATATCACCTTATTGGCATTTGATGCCAATAAGGCACCACAGCCAGCTCCTGCCGGGTGCTTATATTACATGCAAGTTGACAAAGGTGCTGATGTAACACCTGGGGTATTAGATGAAAAAAATGGCCTTTATGTGCTAGAAACACTGCGTTTGGCGTCTGAAAAGAATATGGATGGGACGTTTGATGCTGTCGTAACTGGCCCTGTTCATAAAGGTATTATCAACCGAGCCGGTATCTCTTTTAGTGGACACACTGAATATTTTGCTCAGCAATCTGGCACATCAGATGTCGTCATGATGCTTGCCACCGAGGGGTTACGTGTTGCATTGGTAACTACACACATACCGCTTGAATATGTGTCAAGAGCAGTGACTAAAGAGCGCCTGAGCAAAGTTGCCTCTATCTTACACGATGATTTAAAAAATAAGTTTGGCATTGATAAACCGCGCGTTTTGGTTTGCGGGCTTAACCCCCATGCTGGTGAAGATGGGCACTTAGGTAGAGAAGAAATAGACACGATTACTCCTACCCTAAACGCTCTTAATCAGCAAGGTATGAACTTTGTGGGCCCATTGCCTGCCGACACGCTATTTCAAGCAAAATATTTAGATAATGCTGATGCCGTGCTTGCTATGTATCACGATCAGGGCTTACCTGTGTTAAAATATAAAGGATTTGGTAATTCGGTTAATATCACCCTCGGATTACCCTTTATTCGCACCTCAGTAGATCATGGTACAGCGCTAGATTTGGCTGCTACAAATGATATTGAGGTGGGTAGTTTTGATTTAGCGATACGCGAGGCCATCAAGCTCGCCACTGAAAAAGCACAGAGTTCATGA
- the rsmA gene encoding 16S rRNA (adenine(1518)-N(6)/adenine(1519)-N(6))-dimethyltransferase RsmA translates to MTDKVHLGHRARKRFGQNFLNDEMIIDKIVTAIDPKPSDNLVEIGPGLGAITEPVVDLSGHLTVVELDKDLAERLIHHPFMGPKLTVHQGDAMKFDFASLIKSDEKLKIFGNLPYNVSTPLLFHLFEFADHVEHMHFMLQKEVVKRMVAGPDSKAFGRLSVMTQYYCHAMPVIDVPPECFKPAPKVDSAVIRLIPKKPEQRSAKSTKILNTVCLEAFNQRRKTLRNSLSNLLNVDELTQLGIDPSKRAENLSLAQFIEIANWIYDNKQ, encoded by the coding sequence ATGACAGATAAAGTACACTTAGGGCACCGCGCCCGAAAACGTTTTGGCCAAAACTTTTTAAACGATGAGATGATCATCGATAAAATAGTCACCGCCATCGACCCAAAACCAAGCGACAATCTAGTAGAGATTGGCCCGGGCCTTGGTGCAATCACAGAACCTGTTGTTGATTTAAGTGGTCATCTGACGGTCGTTGAGCTAGACAAAGATCTTGCTGAACGACTTATACATCACCCTTTTATGGGTCCAAAGCTCACTGTGCATCAGGGCGATGCTATGAAATTTGACTTTGCAAGTCTGATCAAAAGTGATGAGAAACTAAAAATATTCGGAAATTTACCGTATAACGTTTCAACTCCCCTACTGTTTCATTTATTTGAGTTTGCCGATCATGTCGAGCACATGCACTTTATGCTACAAAAAGAAGTTGTAAAGCGTATGGTCGCAGGACCCGACTCGAAAGCATTTGGTCGTTTAAGCGTCATGACACAGTACTACTGTCATGCAATGCCGGTGATTGATGTACCACCAGAGTGTTTTAAACCGGCTCCAAAAGTAGACTCTGCCGTTATTCGTTTGATCCCCAAAAAGCCGGAACAACGCAGTGCGAAAAGCACTAAAATATTAAATACGGTGTGTTTGGAAGCATTTAATCAACGCCGTAAAACCTTGCGTAATAGCCTATCGAATCTACTCAATGTAGACGAACTTACGCAGCTGGGCATTGACCCTTCTAAACGCGCTGAAAACTTATCCCTTGCACAATTTATAGAAATAGCTAACTGGATTTATGACAACAAGCAGTAA
- a CDS encoding methyl-accepting chemotaxis protein, with amino-acid sequence MNLTVSQRIWGGFIFITLLLLLIGGNSLLRIANIDSSTQLVNRLSLPALDKSSELQVEFTLMSKMAQGTFYSQAPNELNSLRAQFEKKRKTFESTYTQLQQVVQDSPKLAKSARDVGKTFETFSKAVASLEKDKTLELELRKTLKSQLEDIEMSAEDATTVVLDIIDLDGLKEQHARAYQAATSLENNFSSVVTNSTDMLTITNLSTLEIVKKDQEYLVGELTRNMGLMKGPVQALDDGLFSDLQSYYSSLEKQVTGTQSLFENKKRLINAIDMTRKELQDAEQATQAALKQLDELLDEANKVAFNLQQEVRQDVSAANLWTWVGMIVATLIAILVAYITVNLITKPLSEVNRVLTIVARGDMTQKLDDSAQDEFGELSRSCNTLISSLRELITGIISRSTQLAAASEQTSTITTESSQAIRNQQAQVEQAATATTEMSSTSHGVSNSAHQALLEIKNADKEAERVKGISYENKHTIEQLAREVEEASGVINKLHQDSASIGSILDVIRGIAEQTNLLALNAAIEAARAGEQGRGFAVVADEVRSLASKTQESTQEIQSMIESLQAGAEEAVRAMSKGKQQAESCVEQSDLANEALNSITQAVSQAHDVSEEISNAANEQQQVAQEISERLESIVSIAEQTAEGANQTSISSSEVAKLAEELRQSVEQFKV; translated from the coding sequence ATGAACTTGACTGTTAGCCAAAGAATTTGGGGTGGTTTTATTTTTATCACTCTCTTACTGCTGTTAATTGGCGGAAACTCACTGCTAAGGATTGCAAATATCGACAGCTCAACACAGCTGGTAAATCGACTGTCATTGCCAGCGCTCGATAAAAGCTCTGAGTTACAAGTTGAATTTACGCTGATGAGCAAAATGGCCCAAGGGACTTTCTATTCACAAGCCCCAAATGAACTTAATAGTTTAAGAGCACAGTTTGAGAAAAAACGAAAAACATTTGAAAGTACATACACACAGTTACAGCAAGTTGTACAAGACAGCCCTAAATTGGCAAAGAGTGCGCGTGATGTAGGTAAAACGTTTGAGACTTTCTCTAAAGCGGTTGCCAGTTTAGAGAAAGACAAAACCCTTGAGCTTGAATTAAGAAAAACACTCAAATCTCAACTAGAAGATATAGAAATGAGTGCTGAAGATGCCACTACTGTGGTACTCGATATTATCGACTTAGATGGTTTAAAAGAGCAGCATGCTCGGGCTTACCAAGCAGCAACGAGCCTTGAAAACAACTTCTCTTCTGTCGTCACTAATAGTACTGACATGCTCACCATTACAAACTTAAGCACCCTTGAGATCGTAAAAAAAGACCAAGAATATTTGGTTGGTGAATTGACACGGAATATGGGCTTAATGAAAGGGCCAGTTCAAGCACTTGACGATGGATTATTTTCAGACTTGCAGTCCTATTACTCTAGCTTAGAAAAACAAGTGACAGGTACACAGAGTTTATTTGAGAACAAGAAACGCCTCATAAACGCTATTGATATGACACGCAAAGAGCTACAAGACGCCGAACAAGCTACACAAGCAGCACTGAAGCAACTCGATGAATTATTAGATGAGGCTAATAAAGTGGCCTTTAATCTGCAACAAGAGGTACGCCAAGACGTTAGTGCTGCAAACTTATGGACCTGGGTGGGGATGATCGTTGCAACCTTAATTGCCATTTTAGTAGCTTACATAACAGTCAACTTAATCACGAAACCACTTTCAGAGGTCAACCGAGTGCTTACTATCGTTGCACGCGGAGATATGACTCAAAAGTTAGATGATTCTGCACAAGATGAGTTTGGTGAACTTTCTCGTAGCTGTAACACATTAATTAGTAGCCTTCGAGAATTAATCACAGGGATCATTTCTCGCTCTACTCAATTAGCTGCCGCATCAGAACAAACGTCAACGATTACCACTGAATCAAGCCAAGCTATTCGTAATCAACAAGCGCAGGTTGAGCAAGCCGCCACTGCGACCACTGAAATGAGCAGTACATCACACGGTGTGAGCAATAGCGCACACCAAGCTTTACTTGAAATTAAAAATGCAGATAAAGAAGCTGAGCGAGTAAAAGGTATCTCTTATGAAAATAAACATACCATTGAGCAGCTTGCACGAGAAGTTGAAGAAGCATCAGGAGTTATCAACAAACTTCATCAAGATAGCGCTTCAATAGGTAGTATCCTCGATGTGATTAGAGGTATCGCAGAGCAGACTAACTTACTTGCTTTAAACGCTGCTATTGAAGCCGCACGTGCTGGTGAACAAGGCAGAGGCTTTGCTGTGGTGGCGGATGAAGTTCGCTCATTAGCGAGCAAAACGCAAGAGTCTACACAAGAGATCCAATCTATGATTGAATCATTGCAGGCAGGCGCAGAGGAAGCCGTAAGAGCGATGTCTAAAGGCAAGCAACAAGCTGAGTCTTGTGTGGAACAAAGCGACTTAGCAAATGAAGCTTTAAACTCGATTACCCAGGCTGTATCACAAGCGCATGACGTAAGTGAAGAAATTTCAAATGCAGCGAATGAGCAGCAGCAAGTTGCACAAGAGATCAGTGAGCGCTTAGAGTCAATTGTTTCGATTGCTGAGCAAACTGCAGAAGGCGCAAATCAAACCTCTATCTCAAGTAGCGAAGTGGCCAAGTTGGCAGAAGAGTTACGTCAATCTGTAGAGCAGTTTAAGGTCTAA
- the metK gene encoding methionine adenosyltransferase has translation MAKHLFTSESVSEGHPDKIADQISDAVLDAILEQDPKARVACETYVKTGMVMVGGEVTTSAWVDIEELTRKTVREIGYTHSDMGFDADSCAILNTIGKQSPDINQGVDRARPEDQGAGDQGLMFGYACNETDVLMPAPITYSHRLVQRQAEVRKSGELAWLRPDAKSQVTFAYENGKAVGIDAVVLSTQHCDTISQDDLVEAVMETIIKPVLPAELVTSATKFFINPTGRFVIGGPMGDCGLTGRKIIVDTYGGMARHGGGAFSGKDPSKVDRSAAYAARYVAKNIVAAGLADKCEIQVSYAIGVAEPTSISVETFGTGKLEEARLIEIIREHFDLRPYGILTMLDLERPIYQPTAAYGHFGRDEFPWEKTDKAEALKASAGL, from the coding sequence ATGGCAAAACATTTATTTACTTCTGAATCTGTTTCTGAAGGTCATCCGGATAAAATCGCCGATCAGATCTCTGATGCGGTACTAGATGCAATTTTAGAGCAAGATCCAAAAGCACGTGTTGCGTGTGAAACTTACGTAAAAACCGGTATGGTTATGGTTGGTGGTGAAGTTACTACCAGCGCATGGGTAGATATCGAAGAATTAACACGTAAAACTGTACGCGAAATCGGTTATACACACTCAGATATGGGTTTTGATGCTGATTCATGTGCAATCTTAAATACCATAGGTAAGCAATCTCCAGACATCAACCAAGGCGTTGACCGTGCACGTCCTGAAGATCAAGGCGCTGGTGACCAAGGTCTAATGTTTGGTTACGCTTGTAACGAAACAGACGTTTTAATGCCTGCACCAATTACCTATTCACACCGTTTAGTTCAGCGTCAAGCTGAGGTTCGTAAAAGTGGTGAACTAGCTTGGTTACGCCCTGATGCTAAATCTCAGGTTACCTTTGCTTATGAAAATGGTAAAGCAGTTGGTATCGATGCAGTTGTATTATCAACTCAGCACTGTGACACTATTTCACAAGATGATTTAGTAGAAGCTGTGATGGAAACTATCATCAAGCCTGTACTACCAGCTGAGCTTGTAACTTCAGCCACTAAATTCTTCATCAACCCAACTGGGCGTTTTGTGATCGGTGGTCCTATGGGTGACTGTGGTCTAACTGGTCGTAAAATCATCGTTGATACCTACGGTGGTATGGCACGTCACGGTGGTGGCGCATTCTCTGGTAAAGATCCTTCAAAAGTTGACCGTTCAGCAGCTTATGCAGCACGTTATGTTGCTAAGAATATTGTTGCGGCTGGCCTTGCTGATAAGTGTGAGATCCAAGTATCTTACGCAATCGGTGTTGCAGAGCCTACATCAATCAGCGTTGAAACATTTGGCACAGGTAAGTTAGAAGAAGCACGTTTAATCGAAATCATTCGTGAGCACTTCGACCTACGTCCATACGGCATCTTAACTATGCTTGACCTTGAGCGTCCAATTTATCAGCCTACAGCTGCATACGGTCACTTCGGTCGTGATGAATTCCCTTGGGAAAAAACAGACAAAGCTGAAGCTTTAAAGGCATCTGCAGGTCTGTAA
- a CDS encoding AraC family transcriptional regulator — MFDICPQYCQALAEYLPRESAGLSRIPMQHYFAALEQGAKLNQDPLWGFELGKQINSAQYGLLGYLAESSATLQQALDALLAFDKTVADIGICQFVAQKKVASITWQPYENNQHAILRNMTAWVAMVRHMTGQELSPCRVEFNLVLTDSQRARLHDWYGCEVIANAISNTIHFTAQLLNMPILTRNELVNANLYPAIRDLQRAYESDQSWFAKLQPSLHRCDLQDMSLSRLAQLLGTSTRTLQRQLKRHGVSFSQLLEQERKRRFTQFCQVLHKHALSELLGYAEQASLNRAVKRWYGVSPSEYVRQRKNKEGH; from the coding sequence ATGTTCGATATCTGTCCGCAATATTGCCAAGCGTTGGCCGAGTATTTACCTCGCGAAAGTGCCGGTTTGAGTCGCATTCCCATGCAGCATTATTTTGCAGCGCTCGAACAGGGTGCAAAGTTAAATCAAGATCCACTTTGGGGGTTTGAACTAGGCAAACAAATAAATAGTGCACAATATGGCTTGTTGGGGTATCTGGCTGAATCATCAGCCACGTTGCAGCAGGCTTTAGATGCTTTGTTGGCTTTTGACAAAACGGTTGCTGACATTGGCATTTGCCAGTTTGTTGCTCAGAAAAAGGTGGCCAGTATTACTTGGCAGCCTTATGAAAATAATCAGCATGCTATTTTACGTAACATGACTGCTTGGGTGGCGATGGTTAGGCATATGACGGGTCAGGAATTGTCACCTTGTCGTGTTGAGTTCAATCTTGTATTGACGGACAGTCAAAGAGCAAGGTTGCACGATTGGTATGGCTGTGAAGTGATAGCTAACGCCATTAGCAACACCATTCATTTTACTGCTCAGCTGTTAAATATGCCCATATTAACGCGTAATGAGTTAGTCAATGCTAATTTATATCCTGCAATTCGGGATCTGCAAAGAGCGTACGAGAGTGACCAAAGCTGGTTTGCCAAGTTACAGCCAAGTTTACATCGCTGTGATCTGCAGGATATGTCTTTGTCTAGGCTTGCTCAGTTATTAGGTACTTCTACTCGTACGTTACAAAGACAGCTTAAGCGTCATGGCGTGAGCTTTTCTCAGTTGCTTGAGCAAGAACGAAAAAGACGCTTTACACAGTTCTGTCAAGTCTTGCATAAACATGCATTGAGTGAATTATTAGGATATGCAGAGCAAGCGTCTTTAAACCGTGCGGTGAAGCGCTGGTATGGGGTATCGCCAAGCGAATATGTTCGCCAGCGAAAAAATAAAGAAGGACATTAA
- a CDS encoding symmetrical bis(5'-nucleosyl)-tetraphosphatase produces MAKYAIGDLQGCFKPFMQLLDIVDFNPSQDHLYLVGDVLARGPDSQACLEFLCQNQGAISITLGNHDLHFLACALLGKPPNPKDKLDNVFASSKLDKYIALLQAQPLALFLPQLKTFVSHAGIHPDWDIKSALNYAQFAQQCYQSSDAVHYFANMYGAGVVKDVENLNDQDKFKAIVNVFTRMRFLDNNGQLELKHKGPAEISNNLMPWFTHARFQQDDNRYIFGHWAALEGKTNLNNVIALDTGCVWGGPMTLMNLTSGERFSSK; encoded by the coding sequence ATGGCCAAGTACGCAATAGGAGATCTACAAGGCTGCTTTAAACCATTCATGCAGCTTTTAGATATCGTAGACTTTAACCCCAGCCAAGACCACTTGTACTTAGTTGGGGATGTTTTGGCACGAGGACCTGACTCTCAAGCTTGCTTGGAGTTTTTGTGCCAAAACCAAGGTGCGATAAGTATTACACTTGGTAATCATGATTTACACTTCTTAGCCTGTGCGCTTCTTGGGAAACCACCTAACCCTAAAGACAAGCTAGACAATGTTTTTGCCAGCAGTAAATTAGACAAATATATTGCACTCTTACAAGCACAACCATTAGCGCTCTTTCTGCCGCAATTAAAAACTTTTGTATCTCACGCAGGCATTCATCCTGATTGGGATATCAAAAGCGCCTTAAACTATGCACAATTTGCTCAGCAATGTTACCAATCATCTGACGCTGTGCACTACTTTGCTAACATGTACGGCGCTGGTGTGGTTAAAGATGTCGAGAATCTCAATGACCAAGACAAGTTCAAAGCAATTGTTAATGTCTTTACTCGCATGCGATTTTTAGACAATAACGGACAGTTAGAACTTAAGCACAAAGGCCCTGCGGAAATATCAAATAACCTGATGCCTTGGTTTACTCATGCGCGCTTTCAACAAGATGATAATCGATATATTTTTGGCCATTGGGCTGCGCTTGAAGGTAAAACAAACTTAAATAATGTTATAGCATTGGACACTGGATGTGTGTGGGGTGGCCCAATGACTTTGATGAACTTAACATCAGGTGAGCGTTTTTCAAGCAAATAA
- the apaG gene encoding Co2+/Mg2+ efflux protein ApaG, whose translation MTTSSNIGSPIKVSVETFYVEAQSQPEKDKYVFAYTVTIKNHSLCSAKLHSRYWLITDANGKETEVEGEGVVGEKPTIGPGESYKYTSGAVLDTPIGTMQGHYIMRNEFGNEFKAPIDVFRLACPNILH comes from the coding sequence ATGACAACAAGCAGTAACATAGGCTCTCCAATTAAGGTTTCTGTTGAAACCTTTTATGTTGAAGCCCAATCTCAGCCAGAGAAAGATAAATATGTTTTTGCCTACACTGTGACAATTAAAAATCACAGTTTATGTAGCGCGAAACTTCATAGCCGCTACTGGCTCATTACTGACGCCAATGGCAAAGAAACGGAAGTCGAAGGCGAAGGCGTTGTAGGTGAAAAGCCAACCATTGGACCTGGAGAAAGTTATAAGTATACCAGTGGTGCGGTGCTTGATACGCCAATTGGTACAATGCAAGGACATTACATTATGCGAAACGAATTTGGTAATGAATTTAAAGCGCCTATTGACGTATTTCGCTTAGCTTGTCCTAATATTTTGCATTAA